In Pseudomonas sp. MTM4, one genomic interval encodes:
- the pyk gene encoding pyruvate kinase, translating to MTPDKKVKILATLGPATRSIDDVRALVEAGVNLFRLNFSHGEHADHAERFGWIREVERQLNQPIGILMDLQGPKLRVGRFAEGKVQLVRGQTLRLDLDPTPGDASRVNLPHPEIIDALQPGMSLLVDDGRLSLTVIAKHADAIETRVVAGGELSDRKGVNVPEAVLELSPLTEKDRRDLSFGLELGVDWVALSFVQRPQDIHEARELIGDRAFLMAKIEKPSAVQHLREIARLCDAIMVARGDLGVEVPAESVPRIQKNIVRTCRQLGRPVVVATQMLESMRFSPAPTRAEVTDVANAVAEGADAVMLSAETASGDYPLEAVSMMSKIIRQVESGPDFQAQRDVNRPSAEATLPDAISCAIRRISGILPIAVLVNYTESGRSSLRASRERPSTPILSLTPNVTTARKLTVAWGVYSVIDAPMQDMEHVCLNALELARAQGMAGTGDTVLITAGVPLGQPGTTNSLRIETLN from the coding sequence ATGACACCCGACAAGAAGGTCAAGATCCTCGCCACCCTCGGCCCGGCCACACGCAGCATCGATGATGTGCGCGCGCTGGTGGAAGCTGGGGTCAACCTGTTCCGCCTCAACTTCAGCCACGGCGAGCATGCCGACCATGCCGAGCGTTTCGGCTGGATTCGCGAGGTCGAGCGCCAGCTGAACCAGCCGATCGGCATCCTCATGGATCTGCAGGGGCCGAAGCTGCGCGTCGGGCGTTTCGCCGAAGGCAAGGTGCAACTGGTGCGCGGGCAGACCCTGCGCCTGGACCTCGACCCGACGCCTGGCGATGCCAGCCGGGTCAACCTGCCGCACCCGGAAATTATCGACGCCCTGCAGCCGGGCATGAGCCTGCTGGTGGATGACGGGCGTCTCAGCCTGACGGTGATCGCCAAGCATGCAGACGCCATCGAGACGCGCGTGGTGGCCGGCGGCGAGCTGTCCGACCGCAAGGGCGTCAACGTGCCCGAGGCGGTGCTGGAACTGAGCCCGCTGACCGAGAAGGACCGCCGCGACCTGAGCTTCGGTCTTGAACTGGGCGTCGACTGGGTGGCGTTGTCCTTCGTCCAACGTCCGCAGGACATTCACGAAGCACGCGAACTGATCGGCGACCGCGCATTCCTAATGGCCAAGATCGAGAAACCGTCCGCGGTGCAGCACCTGCGCGAAATAGCCCGCCTATGCGACGCGATCATGGTCGCGCGTGGCGATCTGGGCGTGGAAGTACCGGCCGAAAGCGTGCCGCGCATCCAGAAGAACATCGTCCGCACCTGCCGCCAGCTCGGCCGGCCGGTGGTGGTGGCGACGCAGATGCTCGAATCCATGCGCTTCTCCCCGGCTCCGACCCGCGCCGAAGTCACCGACGTGGCCAACGCCGTGGCAGAAGGTGCCGACGCGGTGATGCTCTCGGCGGAAACCGCGTCGGGCGACTATCCGCTGGAGGCTGTGAGCATGATGAGCAAGATCATCCGCCAGGTCGAAAGCGGCCCGGACTTCCAGGCTCAGCGTGATGTAAACCGCCCGAGCGCCGAAGCGACGTTACCCGATGCCATCAGCTGTGCGATCCGCCGGATCAGTGGCATCTTGCCGATCGCGGTGCTGGTCAACTACACCGAGTCCGGGCGCTCCAGCCTGCGCGCCTCACGCGAGCGGCCCAGCACGCCGATCCTCAGCCTGACGCCGAACGTCACCACCGCGCGCAAGCTGACAGTGGCCTGGGGCGTCTACTCGGTGATCGATGCGCCGATGCAGGACATGGAGCACGTCTGCCTCAACGCACTCGAACTGGCCCGCGCCCAAGGCATGGCCGGCACCGGTGATACGGTGCTGATCACCGCCGGGGTGCCGCTCGGCCAGCCGGGGACGACCAACTCGCTAAGGATCGAAACGCTCAACTGA
- a CDS encoding urea transporter translates to MPTFSPSRCTLAVLNGFSQIFLQAHPGCGFLVLLAIAFHAPASVVGAAIGALVGTFSAVALGYRQSDIDVGLYGYNAALLGLLFVLLLGLSVLTLGLIAFGSVIANLLQVRLMAAMRERNWLPGFTLPFVLFGWLALGLAGALDLVTQARLDAPLILDGPGLLFAVASGIGQVIFLGQPLAGLLLLVAVWLADRRAAAWMLCGSVGGLALALMAGGSEQQALAGLAGYNPALAALAVSQVHRSWVAPLLAIIAAVLLRAGFDGLGLPPLTMPFIMACWLVALGQRWRSRRSERV, encoded by the coding sequence ATGCCCACTTTTAGCCCATCGCGTTGCACTCTTGCCGTTCTGAACGGTTTCAGTCAGATATTTCTGCAGGCACATCCCGGCTGCGGATTCCTGGTCCTGCTGGCTATCGCTTTTCATGCGCCCGCGTCGGTGGTCGGGGCAGCGATCGGCGCGCTGGTGGGTACCTTCAGCGCCGTCGCACTGGGTTATCGCCAGTCCGATATCGATGTCGGACTCTACGGCTACAATGCGGCGCTGCTGGGCTTGCTGTTCGTGCTGTTGCTGGGGCTGTCGGTGCTCACGCTTGGGCTGATTGCGTTCGGGTCCGTAATCGCCAATCTGCTGCAGGTGCGCCTGATGGCTGCCATGCGCGAACGCAACTGGCTGCCCGGCTTCACCCTGCCCTTCGTACTGTTCGGCTGGCTTGCGCTGGGCCTGGCGGGGGCACTCGATCTGGTCACCCAGGCGCGGCTCGACGCGCCGCTGATACTGGATGGCCCGGGGCTGCTCTTCGCGGTCGCCTCGGGTATCGGACAGGTGATCTTCCTCGGCCAACCGCTGGCCGGGTTGTTGTTGCTGGTGGCTGTATGGCTAGCTGATCGCAGAGCCGCGGCCTGGATGCTTTGCGGCTCGGTCGGTGGCCTTGCCCTGGCGCTGATGGCAGGCGGTTCGGAGCAGCAGGCCCTGGCAGGATTGGCCGGCTACAACCCGGCCCTCGCCGCGCTGGCGGTCAGCCAGGTCCATCGTTCGTGGGTGGCACCCTTGCTGGCGATCATCGCGGCAGTGCTGCTCAGGGCGGGATTCGACGGGCTGGGTCTGCCGCCACTGACCATGCCATTCATCATGGCTTGCTGGCTGGTCGCGCTGGGACAGCGCTGGCGATCCAGGCGAAGTGAACGTGTTTAG
- a CDS encoding DUF2188 domain-containing protein produces the protein MENYHITHDGDRWVLREEGDKRALLEASTKEDIVNETRDYMKLRTASVKIHTLDGQIEEERTYPRDQDPRATKG, from the coding sequence ATGGAGAACTACCACATCACGCACGACGGCGATCGCTGGGTGCTGCGCGAGGAAGGGGACAAGCGGGCGTTGCTGGAGGCGTCGACCAAGGAGGACATCGTCAACGAGACGCGGGACTACATGAAGCTGCGTACCGCGTCGGTGAAGATTCACACCCTCGACGGGCAGATCGAAGAAGAGCGGACCTACCCGCGCGATCAGGATCCGCGTGCGACCAAGGGCTAA
- the hmpA gene encoding NO-inducible flavohemoprotein → MLCAEQRALIKATVPLLETGGEALANHFYKLMLAEHPEVRPLFNQAHQASGDQPRALANGVLMYAKHIDRLDHLGGLVSQVVNKHVALQVLPEHYPIVGSCLLRAIREVLGEEIATDEVIDAWAAAYGQLADILIDTEEQMYSVTAEAPGGWRGARAFRIARKVVESSEITSFYLEPEDGGAVVAHQPGQYIGLRLLVDGEEIRRNYSLSAAGNGRDYRISVKREPNGVASNALHRMEEGQSLDLFAPAGDFTLQHSDKPLVLISGGVGITATLAMLEEAVKTARPIHFIHCARNADAHAFRRTIDTLVERHGQLKRFYCYDEHQGDDSQPDAVGLMTEERLDAWLPADRDLDAYFLGPKPFMSAIRRQLRALGVPEQQARYEFFGPASALE, encoded by the coding sequence ATGCTTTGTGCTGAACAACGTGCCCTGATCAAAGCCACCGTCCCGTTGCTGGAGACCGGTGGAGAAGCCCTGGCCAATCACTTCTACAAGCTGATGCTGGCCGAGCACCCCGAAGTGCGCCCCCTGTTCAATCAGGCGCACCAAGCCAGCGGCGATCAACCACGAGCGTTGGCCAACGGCGTGCTTATGTATGCCAAGCATATCGATCGGTTGGATCACCTCGGCGGGCTGGTATCCCAGGTGGTGAACAAGCACGTGGCCCTGCAAGTACTGCCGGAGCACTACCCTATCGTTGGCTCCTGCCTGCTACGAGCGATTCGCGAAGTGCTGGGCGAAGAGATTGCGACCGACGAGGTCATCGATGCCTGGGCCGCCGCTTATGGACAGCTCGCCGATATCCTCATCGACACTGAAGAACAGATGTACAGCGTGACGGCCGAGGCGCCCGGCGGCTGGCGTGGCGCGCGCGCGTTCCGGATTGCTCGCAAGGTAGTCGAGAGCAGCGAGATCACCTCGTTCTATCTGGAGCCCGAAGACGGCGGCGCGGTCGTTGCACACCAGCCTGGCCAGTACATCGGCCTGCGCCTGCTGGTAGATGGCGAGGAGATACGCCGCAACTATTCGCTCTCCGCTGCGGGCAACGGTCGTGACTACCGCATCAGCGTCAAGCGCGAGCCTAACGGCGTCGCCTCCAACGCGCTGCACCGCATGGAGGAAGGCCAAAGCCTCGATTTGTTCGCGCCTGCTGGCGACTTCACCCTACAGCACAGCGACAAGCCCTTGGTGCTCATCAGTGGCGGTGTCGGGATCACGGCGACCCTGGCGATGCTCGAGGAAGCGGTCAAGACGGCTCGACCGATACATTTCATTCACTGCGCCCGCAATGCCGACGCTCATGCGTTCCGCCGGACCATCGACACGCTGGTCGAGCGGCACGGCCAGCTCAAGCGTTTCTATTGTTACGACGAGCATCAGGGCGACGACAGCCAACCAGACGCCGTCGGCCTGATGACCGAGGAGCGGCTGGACGCCTGGCTGCCTGCCGATCGCGATCTGGACGCCTATTTCCTGGGTCCTAAACCCTTCATGTCGGCGATTCGTCGACAGCTGCGAGCGCTTGGCGTACCGGAACAGCAAGCCCGCTACGAGTTTTTCGGGCCGGCGTCAGCGCTGGAGTGA
- the pncB gene encoding nicotinate phosphoribosyltransferase → MSASIFSDRIIQSLLDTDYYKLTMMQAVLHHYPNAEVEWAFRSRSKEDLAPYLNDIRQQIEALAELKISQDELAFLDRIPYMQPDFIRFLGLFRFDLRYVRAELEAGELVIYLRGPWLHVILFEVPLLAIISEVRNRARYPNVTLEQASARLDEKLQWLRDEATDEELAGFNLADFGTRRRFSFAVQALIVERLKHRFPGNFVGTSNVHLARTLDLKPMGTMAHEWIMAHQQLGPRLIDSQSAALDCWAREYRGALGIAITDCITMDAFTADFDLYLAKLFDGLRHDSGDPIEWAEKAIAHYRRLGIDPMTRQLVFSDGLDFPRALGIYRALAGRSNTSFGIGTQLTCDISGVQPTNMVIKMTSCNGQPVAKISDSPGKTMCRDEAFVAYLKHVFGVNEDR, encoded by the coding sequence ATGAGCGCCAGCATTTTCTCCGACCGAATCATTCAGAGCTTGCTGGATACCGATTACTACAAACTGACGATGATGCAAGCGGTGCTGCATCACTACCCCAACGCCGAGGTCGAATGGGCCTTCCGCAGCCGATCCAAGGAAGATCTGGCGCCCTACCTGAACGACATTCGTCAGCAGATCGAGGCGCTCGCTGAACTCAAAATCAGCCAGGACGAACTCGCCTTTCTCGATCGCATCCCCTATATGCAGCCGGATTTCATCCGTTTCCTCGGCTTGTTCCGCTTCGACCTGCGCTACGTGCGCGCCGAACTCGAAGCAGGCGAACTGGTGATCTACCTACGCGGGCCATGGCTCCATGTGATTCTGTTCGAAGTGCCGCTGCTAGCCATCATCAGCGAGGTGCGCAATCGAGCCCGCTACCCGAACGTAACGCTCGAACAGGCCAGCGCGCGGCTCGACGAAAAACTCCAGTGGCTGCGCGACGAAGCCACTGATGAAGAGCTGGCGGGGTTCAATCTCGCCGACTTCGGCACCCGCCGACGCTTCTCCTTTGCCGTGCAGGCGCTGATCGTCGAACGCTTGAAGCACCGATTTCCCGGTAATTTCGTCGGCACCAGCAATGTTCATCTCGCCCGGACGCTCGATCTAAAGCCCATGGGCACCATGGCGCATGAATGGATCATGGCGCACCAGCAGCTGGGGCCCAGACTCATCGACAGCCAGAGCGCTGCCCTGGATTGCTGGGCTCGTGAATACCGCGGCGCGCTGGGCATCGCCATTACCGACTGCATCACCATGGACGCCTTCACCGCAGATTTCGATCTGTATCTGGCGAAACTCTTCGATGGCCTGCGCCACGATTCGGGCGACCCCATCGAATGGGCGGAAAAAGCCATCGCCCACTACCGCCGTCTCGGCATCGACCCGATGACGCGGCAACTGGTGTTCTCCGATGGTCTCGACTTCCCCAGAGCGCTTGGCATTTACCGCGCACTGGCCGGACGCAGCAACACCAGCTTCGGTATCGGCACGCAGCTGACCTGCGACATATCGGGCGTGCAGCCAACCAACATGGTGATCAAGATGACCAGCTGCAACGGCCAACCGGTGGCCAAGATCTCCGACTCGCCAGGCAAAACCATGTGTCGCGACGAGGCCTTCGTCGCCTATCTCAAACATGTTTTCGGCGTGAACGAGGACCGTTGA
- a CDS encoding ATPase, with product MRNDAHDELDHVPSLTAGRDRDPYPAPELDPVIRPASGRTDDVRHKRRAASTAPLWIMIVALFALLAALGWWSMQQISRLEVQLVATQESFARISEDAAGRLQDISGKMVATESNVTTEGEALKLRIKQLEKQALDLAEQQRAITTQQQSLTGKQGNQDQRLDEQGIRIGRVATDVRDHQSATATLTETVKGVAGEQAGLKSSVASLQGSVAELNKLSAQIDGLSNLSARIDGLSKDIAALKQRGDGSQAVSRLEQDMLILRSELDNRPAATPGVNTAEFDAFRAQMTRNISTLQSQIANLQGQISGR from the coding sequence ATGCGCAACGATGCTCACGACGAACTGGACCACGTACCCAGCCTCACCGCCGGCCGTGACCGCGACCCCTATCCTGCGCCTGAACTCGATCCGGTCATCCGGCCTGCCAGTGGCCGTACCGACGATGTGCGGCATAAGCGCCGTGCGGCCAGCACCGCGCCGTTGTGGATCATGATCGTGGCGCTTTTCGCCCTGTTGGCGGCGCTGGGCTGGTGGAGCATGCAGCAGATTTCCCGGCTGGAGGTGCAACTGGTTGCCACGCAGGAAAGCTTTGCGCGCATCAGCGAGGACGCCGCCGGCCGGCTGCAGGATATTTCCGGAAAGATGGTTGCCACCGAGTCCAACGTGACGACCGAAGGCGAAGCCTTGAAGTTGCGCATCAAGCAATTGGAAAAACAGGCGCTGGATCTGGCCGAGCAGCAACGTGCGATCACGACCCAACAGCAGAGCCTGACCGGCAAACAGGGCAATCAGGACCAGCGCCTGGATGAGCAGGGGATACGTATCGGTCGCGTCGCCACCGACGTGCGGGATCATCAGTCCGCTACCGCAACGCTCACCGAGACCGTCAAAGGCGTTGCCGGTGAACAGGCTGGGCTCAAGTCTTCGGTAGCGAGTCTGCAGGGCTCGGTGGCTGAGCTGAACAAACTGTCGGCGCAGATCGATGGGCTGAGTAATTTGTCTGCCCGGATCGACGGGTTGAGCAAGGACATCGCAGCGCTGAAACAGCGAGGCGACGGCAGCCAGGCGGTCAGTCGGCTGGAGCAGGACATGTTGATTCTGCGCAGTGAGCTGGACAACCGGCCCGCTGCCACGCCTGGCGTCAATACCGCCGAATTCGATGCCTTCCGGGCGCAGATGACCCGCAATATCAGCACCCTGCAATCGCAAATTGCCAATTTGCAGGGGCAAATCAGCGGTCGTTGA
- a CDS encoding LysR family transcriptional regulator ArgP — MFDYKLLAALAAVVEQAGFDRAAQALGLSQSAISQRIKLLEARLGQPVLLRATPPQPTEVGRRLLNHVQQVRLLERDLQGQVPELDENRLPERLRIALNSDSLATWWAEAVAPFCTEHGVVLDHVLEDQAVGLKRMRAGEVAACVCAVERPLAGARSQFLGAMRYRALASPAFIARHLASNAPAEALLRAPAIVFGPDDQLQHRYLASLGLSGAFSHHLCPSSEGFVRLLESDLGWGLVPELQVRAELASGALVDVFRGKPIDVPLYWHHWRNGGELLGELTRQLTRSARQWLVG; from the coding sequence ATGTTCGATTACAAACTGCTGGCGGCTCTGGCTGCGGTGGTCGAGCAGGCTGGTTTCGATCGGGCAGCGCAGGCGCTGGGACTGTCCCAATCGGCGATATCCCAGCGCATCAAATTGCTCGAGGCTCGGCTGGGCCAGCCGGTACTGCTGCGCGCCACGCCACCGCAGCCGACCGAGGTGGGCCGACGTCTGCTCAACCATGTGCAACAGGTGCGTCTGTTGGAGCGCGATTTACAGGGTCAGGTGCCGGAGCTGGATGAAAACCGTCTGCCCGAGCGGCTGCGCATCGCCTTGAACTCCGACAGCCTCGCGACTTGGTGGGCAGAAGCGGTGGCCCCGTTCTGCACCGAGCACGGGGTTGTGCTCGATCATGTGTTGGAAGATCAGGCGGTAGGTCTCAAGCGTATGCGAGCCGGGGAAGTGGCTGCCTGTGTTTGCGCTGTGGAGCGCCCCTTGGCCGGAGCTCGCAGTCAGTTTCTTGGTGCCATGCGCTATCGCGCCCTTGCCAGCCCAGCATTTATTGCGCGTCACCTCGCTAGCAACGCACCGGCGGAAGCCTTGTTGCGGGCCCCGGCCATTGTCTTCGGGCCGGATGATCAGCTGCAGCATCGCTATCTGGCTTCGCTGGGTTTGAGCGGCGCCTTCAGCCACCACCTTTGCCCGTCGTCGGAGGGATTCGTTCGCTTGTTGGAGAGTGACTTGGGCTGGGGCCTGGTGCCTGAACTTCAGGTGCGCGCCGAGCTTGCCAGCGGAGCTCTGGTGGATGTGTTTCGTGGTAAGCCGATCGACGTGCCGCTCTACTGGCATCACTGGCGCAACGGTGGTGAGCTGCTCGGTGAACTGACCCGGCAGCTGACGCGCTCGGCGAGGCAATGGCTGGTGGGCTGA
- a CDS encoding LysE/ArgO family amino acid transporter, which yields MWQSYFNGLLVTAGLIIAIGAQNAFVLAQSLRREHHLPVAALCILCDILLVSVGVFGLAAVLAENPLLLQITRWGGVTFLLFYGVIALRRAARPQALLEDAQRAPRSLRSVLLAALAVTLLNPHVYLDTVLLIGSLGAQQPEPGAYTLGAASASTLWFLILALGGAWLAPWLARPMTWRLIDLGVAGMMFAIAAQLVVYA from the coding sequence ATGTGGCAGAGTTATTTCAATGGGCTGTTGGTCACGGCGGGCTTGATCATCGCCATCGGCGCGCAAAACGCCTTCGTCCTGGCCCAGAGCCTACGACGCGAACACCATCTGCCTGTCGCCGCGCTGTGCATTCTCTGCGACATCCTGCTGGTCAGCGTCGGGGTCTTCGGTCTCGCCGCTGTATTGGCAGAGAACCCGTTGCTGCTGCAAATCACCCGTTGGGGTGGCGTCACGTTCCTACTGTTTTATGGCGTCATCGCCCTGCGCCGTGCGGCACGACCGCAAGCCTTGCTTGAAGATGCCCAGCGCGCTCCGCGCTCACTGCGCAGCGTGCTGCTTGCGGCGTTGGCGGTCACGCTGCTCAACCCGCACGTTTATCTCGATACAGTGCTGCTGATCGGCTCCCTCGGCGCCCAGCAGCCCGAGCCCGGTGCTTACACTCTAGGTGCTGCGAGCGCATCGACCCTGTGGTTCCTGATTCTCGCGCTCGGAGGGGCCTGGCTTGCACCCTGGCTTGCGCGACCGATGACCTGGCGGCTGATCGATCTGGGAGTGGCGGGAATGATGTTCGCCATTGCCGCACAACTGGTTGTCTACGCCTGA
- a CDS encoding superoxide dismutase, whose amino-acid sequence MAFELPPLPFEKNALEPHISAETFEYHHGKHHQAYVTNLNNLIPGTEFEGKDLETIIKTSSGGIFNNAAQVWNHTFFWNCMAPNAGDQPTGALADAINAAFGDFDKFKEEFTKTAIGTFGSGWAWLVKKSDGSVGLASTIGAGNPMTAGDKPLLTCDVWEHAYYIDYRNARPKFVEAFWNVVNWDFVAKNFAG is encoded by the coding sequence ATGGCTTTCGAATTGCCGCCGCTTCCGTTTGAAAAGAATGCCCTCGAGCCGCACATTTCCGCCGAGACTTTCGAATACCACCACGGCAAGCATCACCAGGCTTACGTCACCAACCTGAACAACCTGATCCCGGGCACCGAGTTCGAAGGCAAGGATCTGGAAACCATCATCAAGACTTCGTCCGGCGGTATCTTCAACAACGCCGCTCAGGTCTGGAACCACACTTTCTTCTGGAACTGCATGGCACCGAACGCCGGTGACCAGCCGACCGGCGCCCTGGCTGATGCCATCAACGCCGCTTTCGGCGACTTCGACAAGTTCAAGGAAGAGTTCACCAAGACCGCCATCGGCACTTTCGGCTCCGGCTGGGCCTGGCTGGTGAAGAAGTCCGACGGCAGCGTCGGCCTGGCGAGCACCATCGGTGCCGGCAACCCGATGACCGCTGGTGACAAGCCGCTGCTGACTTGCGACGTCTGGGAACACGCCTACTACATCGACTACCGCAATGCGCGTCCGAAGTTCGTCGAAGCATTCTGGAACGTGGTCAACTGGGACTTCGTCGCGAAGAACTTCGCTGGCTGA
- a CDS encoding SDR family oxidoreductase has product MSNTVLIIGASRGLGLGLAKQFANEGWHVIATVRDPQRADALKTVANVRIEALDIDDVAGVDALTQRLSGITLDVLYINAGVSGSRALSAGTATPEDISQLFMTNTIAPVRLARHMLPLVNPRTGVITFMSSIMGSVETGPGMGMPLYGASKAALNHLTRTFVAELGEDTHLTVLSMHPGWVKTDMGGAEAPLDVETSCRGMVEQVKRAAGQGGHRFIDYQGEPLPW; this is encoded by the coding sequence ATGTCCAACACAGTGTTGATCATCGGCGCATCACGCGGTCTCGGCCTGGGCCTGGCCAAGCAGTTCGCCAATGAAGGATGGCACGTGATCGCGACCGTCCGCGATCCACAGCGTGCGGATGCGCTGAAGACCGTCGCGAATGTTCGTATCGAAGCGCTGGACATAGACGATGTCGCGGGCGTTGACGCCCTCACCCAGCGGTTGTCCGGCATCACCCTGGACGTGCTCTACATAAATGCAGGCGTTTCCGGCTCGCGCGCGCTCTCAGCCGGCACCGCCACACCCGAAGACATTAGCCAGCTGTTCATGACCAACACGATCGCGCCGGTGCGGCTGGCCAGGCACATGCTGCCGCTGGTTAATCCGCGCACCGGCGTTATTACCTTCATGAGTTCGATCATGGGCAGCGTCGAAACCGGCCCCGGCATGGGCATGCCGCTCTACGGCGCCAGCAAGGCGGCCCTCAACCATTTGACCCGAACCTTCGTAGCCGAACTCGGCGAAGACACGCACCTTACGGTGCTGTCGATGCATCCGGGATGGGTCAAGACCGATATGGGCGGAGCGGAGGCACCGTTGGACGTCGAAACCAGTTGCCGCGGCATGGTCGAGCAGGTCAAGCGCGCTGCCGGTCAGGGCGGTCACCGCTTCATTGACTATCAGGGCGAGCCATTGCCTTGGTGA
- the dcd gene encoding dCTP deaminase — MSIKSDKWIRRMAQEHGMIEPYVERQVRTEGNERLISYGVSSYGYDVRCADEFKVFTNINSATVDPKNFDEKSFVDIKSDVCIIPPNSFALARTVEYFRIPRNVLTICLGKSTYARCGIIVNVTPLEPEWEGHVTLEFSNTTTLPAKIYANEGVAQMLFLESDEECETSYRDRGGKYQGQRGVTLPKA; from the coding sequence ATGAGCATCAAATCGGACAAGTGGATTCGCCGGATGGCCCAGGAGCACGGCATGATCGAGCCCTACGTTGAGCGCCAGGTGCGCACCGAGGGTAACGAAAGGCTGATTTCTTACGGCGTGTCCAGTTATGGCTACGACGTGCGCTGCGCCGATGAATTCAAGGTCTTCACCAACATCAACTCAGCGACCGTCGATCCGAAGAATTTCGACGAGAAGAGCTTTGTCGATATCAAGAGCGACGTCTGCATCATTCCGCCGAATTCCTTTGCGCTGGCCCGTACCGTCGAGTACTTCCGCATTCCACGTAACGTGCTGACCATTTGCCTCGGCAAAAGCACCTATGCCCGTTGCGGCATCATCGTCAACGTGACGCCGCTTGAGCCGGAGTGGGAAGGGCATGTGACGCTGGAATTCTCCAACACCACTACGCTGCCGGCGAAGATCTACGCCAACGAAGGCGTGGCGCAAATGCTCTTCCTTGAATCGGATGAAGAGTGCGAGACGTCTTACCGTGATCGCGGCGGCAAGTATCAGGGCCAGCGCGGAGTGACGCTGCCAAAGGCGTAA
- a CDS encoding cold-shock protein, which translates to MSNRQTGTVKWFNDEKGFGFITPQSGDDLFVHFRAIQGDGFKSLKEGQQVSFVATRGQKGMQAEEVQVI; encoded by the coding sequence ATGTCCAATCGCCAAACCGGTACCGTTAAGTGGTTCAACGATGAAAAAGGCTTCGGCTTCATCACTCCGCAATCCGGTGACGACCTCTTCGTACACTTCCGCGCCATCCAAGGCGACGGTTTCAAGAGCCTGAAAGAAGGCCAGCAAGTTTCCTTCGTCGCTACTCGCGGCCAGAAGGGCATGCAAGCTGAGGAAGTTCAGGTTATCTAA
- the apbC gene encoding iron-sulfur cluster carrier protein ApbC: MTVTREAVEAVLRQYTDPNLNQDPVSAGCVRSIEVQGDRVGVQLELGYAAGLFRSGWAQMLAMAIEQLEGVTRADVQVDCVIKPHKAQDQVPALANVKNIIAVASGKGGVGKSTTAANLALALAREGARVGVLDADIYGPSQGIMFGIPEGTKPQIRDQKWFVPLEAHGVQLMSMAFLADDKTPMVWRGPMVSGALLQLITQTAWSDLDYLVVDMPPGTGDIQLTLAQKVPVTGSVIVTTPQDLALLDAKKGVEMFRKVNIPVLGVVENMAIHICSNCGHAEHLFGEGGGEKLAGEYNVDLLASLPLSMAIRSQADAGKPTAIADPESQIAMIYQEVARTVGARISQSGQIIAQSMPNIVVSDD; the protein is encoded by the coding sequence ATGACCGTCACACGCGAAGCTGTCGAAGCCGTACTGCGCCAGTACACCGACCCGAACTTGAACCAGGACCCGGTGAGCGCCGGTTGTGTACGTTCCATAGAGGTTCAGGGCGATCGCGTGGGCGTGCAGCTCGAGCTGGGTTATGCCGCCGGACTGTTTCGTAGCGGTTGGGCGCAAATGCTTGCGATGGCGATCGAGCAGCTCGAAGGCGTGACGCGTGCTGACGTCCAGGTCGACTGCGTAATCAAGCCGCACAAGGCGCAGGACCAGGTGCCGGCGCTGGCTAATGTGAAGAACATCATCGCGGTGGCCTCCGGCAAGGGCGGGGTGGGCAAGTCCACCACGGCGGCCAACCTGGCGCTGGCACTGGCGCGCGAGGGCGCGCGGGTCGGCGTGTTGGATGCCGATATCTACGGGCCGAGCCAGGGCATCATGTTCGGCATTCCCGAGGGGACCAAGCCGCAGATTCGCGACCAGAAATGGTTCGTGCCGTTGGAGGCGCATGGTGTGCAGCTGATGTCCATGGCGTTTCTGGCCGACGACAAGACGCCGATGGTCTGGCGCGGCCCGATGGTTTCCGGCGCCTTGTTGCAATTGATCACCCAGACCGCCTGGAGCGATCTCGACTATCTGGTGGTGGACATGCCGCCGGGTACCGGTGACATCCAGCTGACCCTGGCGCAGAAGGTCCCGGTGACCGGTTCGGTGATCGTGACCACGCCGCAGGATCTGGCGCTACTCGACGCCAAGAAAGGGGTCGAGATGTTCCGCAAGGTGAATATTCCGGTGCTGGGAGTGGTGGAGAACATGGCCATTCACATCTGCTCAAATTGCGGCCACGCCGAGCATTTGTTCGGTGAAGGGGGCGGCGAGAAGCTGGCGGGCGAATACAACGTCGACCTGCTGGCTTCGCTGCCGCTGTCCATGGCCATCCGCAGCCAGGCCGATGCTGGCAAGCCGACGGCAATTGCTGACCCGGAAAGCCAGATCGCCATGATCTATCAGGAAGTGGCGCGAACAGTCGGTGCGCGAATCTCGCAGAGCGGGCAGATCATCGCCCAGTCGATGCCGAACATTGTGGTGTCCGACGACTGA